Proteins co-encoded in one Amia ocellicauda isolate fAmiCal2 chromosome 11, fAmiCal2.hap1, whole genome shotgun sequence genomic window:
- the spry4 gene encoding protein sprouty homolog 4 has product MKDAKLQMESRIPHHIPGVSSSIMVQPLLDSRVPYGRLQHPLTIFPIDQMKSSHIENDYIDSPAVVAQQPTSQKPLRGPHESLHVGHPHHHLQRCEPNDITHPWISFSGRPSSISSSSSTSSDQRLLDHAAPPPVADHASPRSVNIQPKPLNSKPLDLKAPVPQEAVKKHMLLCDECGKCKCTECTLPRTLPSCWVCNQEYLCSVQNLVDSATCMCLVKGIFYHCTKDDDDEGSCADRPCSCSHSNCCARWAFMGALSLVLPCLVCYLPAMGCVKLSQKCYDTASRPGCRCTASQACKVVDVKASSQDKPS; this is encoded by the coding sequence ATGAAGGACGCAAAACTACAGATGGAGTCAAGGATTCCTCACCACATCCCAGGAGTCTCCTCTTCCATTATGGTACAGCCTTTGCTGGACAGCAGGGTCCCCTACGGGAGGTTACAGCACCCCCTGACCATCTTCCCCATTGACCAGATGAAGTCGTCTCACATTGAGAACGACTACATAGACAGTCCAGCCGTGGTGGCGCAGCAGCCGACCAGCCAGAAGCCCCTACGGGGGCCCCACGAATCCCTGCATGTGGGCCACCCACACCACCACCTGCAGCGGTGTGAGCCCAACGACATCACGCACCCATGGATCTCGTTCAGCGGCCGGCCCAGctccatcagcagcagcagcagcacgtcCTCggaccagaggctgctggaccATGCCGCCCCACCCCCTGTGGCAGATCATGCCTCCCCGCGCTCCGTGAACATTCAACCCAAGCCTTTGAACTCCAAGCCCCTGGACCTCAAAGCCCCAGTGCCCCAGGAGGCCGTGAAAAAGCACATGCTGCTGTGTGATGAATGTGGCAAGTGTAAGTGCACGGAGTGTACCTTGCCCCGGACCCTGCCTTCCTGCTGGGTTTGCAACCAGGAGTACCTCTGCTCGGTTCAAAACCTTGTGGACTCTGCCACATGCATGTGCCTTGTCAAGGGAATATTTTACCATTGCACCAAGGACGACGATGACGAGGGCTCCTGCGCCGACCGGCCCTGCTCCTGCTCCCACTCGAACTGCTGCGCACGCTGGGCCTTCATGGGCGCCCTGTCCCTGGTGCTGCCCTGCCTGGTGTGCTACCTGCCTGCCATGGGCTGCGTCAAACTCTCCCAGAAGTGTTATGACACTGCCAGTCGCCCCGGCTGCCGCTGCACAGCCTCCCAGGCCTGCAAGGTGGTGGACGTGAAGGCCAGCAGTCAGGATAAGCCATCCTGA